One window of the Chitinophaga niabensis genome contains the following:
- the recA gene encoding recombinase RecA yields MSNTNTDKLKALRLTMDKIDKDFGKGAVMMMGEKTEAPMEVISTGSLGLDIALGVGGLPKGRVVEIYGPESSGKTTIAIHTIAEAQKKGGICAIIDAEHAFDSSYARRLGVDVDSLLISQPDHGEQALEIADRLILSGAVDVVVIDSVAALVPKSELEGEMGESKMGLQARLMSQALRKLTATISKTNCCCIFINQLREKIGVMFGNPETTTGGNALKFYASIRLDIRRMSQIKDGDEAVGNRVKVKVVKNKVAPPFRMAEFDIIYGQGISKSGELIDMGVEFGIIQKSGSWFSYEGNKLGQGRDAVKQLLLDNPEVSVEIEAKIKAKLAEQAATA; encoded by the coding sequence ATGTCAAACACCAATACTGACAAACTGAAAGCGCTCCGTCTTACAATGGACAAGATCGACAAGGATTTTGGAAAAGGAGCTGTAATGATGATGGGTGAAAAGACAGAGGCACCCATGGAGGTTATCTCTACCGGTTCCCTGGGCCTGGATATTGCCCTGGGTGTTGGTGGATTGCCTAAAGGCCGTGTAGTAGAGATCTACGGGCCAGAGTCTTCCGGTAAAACTACTATAGCTATACATACTATTGCAGAAGCGCAGAAGAAAGGCGGTATCTGTGCCATCATAGATGCGGAACATGCCTTTGACAGCAGTTATGCACGCAGACTGGGGGTGGATGTGGATTCGCTCCTGATCTCCCAGCCTGACCATGGTGAACAGGCCCTGGAAATTGCAGACCGCCTGATCCTTTCCGGCGCTGTGGATGTGGTGGTTATTGACTCTGTGGCTGCACTGGTTCCGAAATCGGAGCTGGAAGGAGAAATGGGAGAGAGCAAAATGGGTCTGCAAGCCCGTTTGATGTCCCAGGCCCTCCGGAAACTTACTGCCACGATCTCTAAAACCAACTGCTGCTGTATTTTCATCAACCAGTTGCGTGAAAAGATCGGTGTGATGTTCGGTAACCCTGAAACAACCACCGGTGGTAATGCCCTGAAGTTCTATGCTTCCATCAGGCTGGATATCCGCAGAATGAGCCAGATCAAAGATGGCGATGAAGCTGTAGGTAACCGCGTGAAAGTGAAAGTGGTGAAGAATAAAGTAGCGCCGCCTTTCCGTATGGCAGAGTTTGATATTATCTATGGACAAGGTATCTCCAAATCCGGAGAGCTGATCGATATGGGTGTTGAGTTTGGTATCATTCAGAAAAGCGGTAGCTGGTTCAGCTACGAAGGCAACAAACTGGGTCAGGGCCGTGATGCCGTGAAGCAGTTGCTGCTGGATAATCCTGAAGTGTCTGTTGAAATTGAGGCGAAGATCAAGGCGAAGTTAGCCGAGCAGGCTGCAACGGCATAG
- a CDS encoding DUF72 domain-containing protein, protein MHLHIGTSGWSYKEWKGLYYPEKLKSVQWLYFYSRELFKCVEINSSFYHLPKAQTVLNWALAVPDDFRFCPKMSRYVSHYQKLHDAADSLRLFFTIFDPIKDKLGPILIQLPAQVTFNREVAAPFFDLLVSVYREYSFALEVRHESWLQPQSVELLQQYDISLVIAQSAMPFPYHELITAHDVYLRFHGPGKLYASRYDDATMLSYAKKCAHWMSEGHSIWVFFNNTFHGDAIENARLLERYILECLQE, encoded by the coding sequence ATGCATTTGCATATCGGAACTTCCGGTTGGAGTTATAAAGAATGGAAGGGCTTATACTATCCTGAAAAGTTGAAGTCCGTGCAATGGCTGTATTTTTATAGCCGGGAGTTGTTCAAATGTGTGGAGATCAATTCCAGCTTTTATCATCTGCCTAAAGCGCAAACGGTTTTAAACTGGGCGCTGGCTGTCCCGGATGATTTCCGGTTCTGCCCTAAAATGAGCCGTTATGTCAGCCACTATCAAAAACTCCACGATGCCGCGGATAGTCTCCGGTTGTTTTTCACCATTTTTGATCCCATAAAAGATAAGTTAGGTCCCATTTTAATTCAACTGCCGGCACAGGTTACTTTTAACCGGGAAGTGGCTGCACCATTTTTTGACCTGCTGGTTTCCGTTTACAGGGAATACTCTTTTGCATTGGAGGTGCGTCACGAAAGTTGGTTGCAGCCCCAAAGTGTAGAATTGCTGCAACAGTATGATATCTCATTGGTGATCGCGCAATCCGCGATGCCTTTTCCTTATCATGAGCTCATAACGGCTCATGATGTATACCTGCGATTTCATGGGCCGGGGAAATTATATGCCTCCCGTTATGACGATGCTACGATGTTATCTTATGCGAAAAAATGTGCGCACTGGATGAGTGAAGGGCATTCAATATGGGTATTCTTTAATAACACTTTTCATGGAGATGCTATTGAGAATGCCCGGTTGCTGGAACGGTACATTTTGGAATGTTTGCAGGAGTGA
- a CDS encoding adenylate kinase encodes MVNLILFGPPGSGKGTQSANIIEKYGLIHLSTGDLLRSEIGGKTPLGLEAQKFMDQGLLVPDEVVIGMISSKLDANPEAAGFIFDGFPRTTAQAEALDKLLALKKTAIHTVLSLEVPEDELIRRLLERGLTSGRSDDASESIVKNRIVEYHNKTAPVADHYAKFGKFRKIKGDGTVEATFELLSKEIDELVSVRA; translated from the coding sequence ATGGTCAATCTGATTTTATTTGGCCCTCCCGGTAGTGGGAAAGGAACCCAGAGTGCCAACATCATTGAAAAATACGGTCTGATCCACCTGTCAACCGGTGACTTGCTCCGTTCTGAGATCGGGGGCAAAACGCCTTTGGGCCTGGAAGCACAGAAATTCATGGATCAGGGTTTACTGGTTCCGGATGAAGTAGTGATCGGTATGATCAGTTCTAAACTGGATGCCAACCCGGAAGCTGCCGGTTTTATCTTTGACGGCTTTCCACGCACTACCGCTCAGGCAGAGGCGCTGGACAAACTGCTGGCCCTAAAGAAAACGGCTATTCACACCGTATTGAGCCTGGAAGTTCCTGAAGATGAGCTGATCCGCCGTCTGCTTGAACGTGGTCTTACCTCCGGCCGCAGCGATGATGCTTCTGAAAGCATTGTGAAGAACCGCATCGTGGAGTATCATAACAAAACTGCTCCTGTGGCTGACCACTATGCCAAATTCGGCAAGTTCAGAAAGATCAAAGGCGATGGCACCGTGGAAGCCACCTTCGAACTCCTGAGCAAGGAAATAGACGAACTAGTGAGCGTAAGGGCATAA
- a CDS encoding ThuA domain-containing protein, which produces MRQRCRAFIMLFLLVITYTSVNARFFIANGFAQAPKFKALVLTERGGGHEGFVAAALEWLNNYAKEQQFEITVINRADSINEAYLSQYKVFIQLNFPPYTWSKEAEAAFIKYIEEGRGGWVGFHHATLLGEFDGYKMWDWFSQFMGGIRFKNYIAKRASATVHVEDKNHPVMQGLPASFSIPDDEWYTFDKNPRPNVKVLANVDENSYQPPSDIKMGDHPVIWMNEKMKARNVYFLMGHHANLLGSAEFKKMFGNAILWAAGTTK; this is translated from the coding sequence ATGAGACAGCGCTGCAGGGCATTTATAATGCTATTCTTGTTGGTGATCACTTATACAAGTGTAAATGCCCGGTTTTTCATCGCTAATGGTTTTGCCCAGGCGCCGAAATTCAAAGCCCTTGTGCTCACAGAACGCGGCGGCGGGCATGAAGGCTTTGTAGCAGCAGCTTTGGAGTGGCTGAACAATTATGCGAAAGAGCAGCAATTTGAGATCACTGTGATCAACCGTGCTGATTCTATCAATGAAGCTTATTTGTCTCAATACAAAGTATTCATACAACTGAATTTCCCTCCTTACACCTGGAGTAAAGAAGCGGAGGCTGCTTTCATCAAATATATAGAAGAAGGCCGTGGCGGATGGGTTGGTTTTCACCATGCTACTTTGCTGGGGGAATTTGATGGGTATAAGATGTGGGATTGGTTTTCACAGTTCATGGGCGGCATCCGCTTCAAGAATTATATCGCGAAACGGGCTTCGGCTACCGTGCATGTGGAGGATAAAAACCACCCTGTGATGCAAGGCCTGCCAGCATCTTTTTCTATCCCGGATGATGAATGGTATACGTTTGATAAAAACCCCAGACCAAATGTAAAGGTATTGGCGAATGTGGATGAAAACAGTTACCAGCCTCCGTCTGACATCAAAATGGGGGATCATCCCGTGATCTGGATGAATGAAAAGATGAAAGCACGGAATGTATATTTTTTAATGGGGCATCATGCTAACCTGCTGGGATCGGCTGAGTTCAAAAAGATGTTTGGCAATGCCATTTTATGGGCGGCTGGTACTACTAAATAA
- the obgE gene encoding GTPase ObgE — MENFVDFIRVFCKSGHGGAGSRHFMRTKFKAMAGPDGGDGGRGGHLILRGNAQLWTLLHLRWYKNVKAENGENGSGDNCTGAMGKDIVIEVPLGTIVRDEETGEVDAEILHDGEEVIFMPGGQGGRGNAYFKTATNQAPEHAQPGEPGQEGWKLLELKVLADVGLVGFPNAGKSTLLSSITAATPKIANYAFTTLTPQLGMVEYRDDKSFCMADLPGIIEGAHEGKGLGHRFLRHIERNAVLLFVIPADSEDHGKEFAILKNELEQFNPELLDKQFIIAISKSDMLDDELKTAISAELPKDVPHVFISAVTQTGLQELKDILWEALISEENKIVEKGE, encoded by the coding sequence ATGGAGAATTTTGTTGATTTTATACGGGTATTTTGTAAGTCGGGCCATGGTGGCGCAGGGAGCAGACACTTCATGCGTACCAAGTTCAAAGCCATGGCAGGCCCGGATGGTGGAGACGGCGGCCGCGGCGGACACCTCATTCTGAGAGGCAACGCCCAGCTCTGGACCCTCCTGCATTTACGCTGGTACAAGAACGTAAAAGCCGAAAATGGCGAAAACGGCAGTGGAGACAACTGTACCGGCGCCATGGGTAAGGATATTGTGATTGAAGTACCCCTGGGTACCATTGTGCGGGACGAAGAAACCGGGGAAGTAGATGCGGAGATCCTGCATGACGGGGAAGAAGTGATCTTTATGCCCGGTGGGCAAGGCGGACGGGGAAATGCGTATTTCAAAACCGCCACCAACCAGGCACCTGAACATGCACAACCCGGAGAACCAGGCCAGGAAGGCTGGAAGCTCCTGGAGCTGAAAGTGCTGGCGGATGTAGGGCTCGTTGGTTTCCCCAACGCCGGTAAATCCACCCTGCTTTCTTCCATCACGGCAGCTACACCCAAAATTGCCAACTACGCCTTTACCACCCTCACCCCACAACTGGGCATGGTGGAGTACCGGGATGACAAGTCGTTCTGTATGGCGGACCTTCCCGGGATCATTGAAGGCGCGCATGAAGGCAAAGGTTTAGGGCACCGCTTCCTCCGTCACATTGAACGGAATGCCGTGCTGCTCTTTGTGATCCCCGCCGATAGCGAAGATCATGGAAAAGAGTTTGCCATCCTGAAGAACGAACTGGAACAGTTCAATCCCGAACTGCTGGATAAACAATTCATCATTGCCATCAGCAAAAGCGATATGCTGGACGATGAATTGAAAACCGCGATATCTGCTGAACTGCCAAAGGATGTACCGCATGTGTTCATTTCCGCCGTTACGCAAACGGGCTTGCAGGAATTGAAAGATATTTTGTGGGAAGCCCTTATATCAGAGGAAAATAAGATTGTAGAAAAGGGGGAATAA
- a CDS encoding glycoside hydrolase family 3 N-terminal domain-containing protein, protein MKHFLVLGLTGLLLTANGQPGTGSQEKQQHKAKKTEKVKQGPTPADRWVDSVFNSLSHEERIAQLIMIRMHSNLGADHIAAVTADIRNNKIGGLVTFQGGPVRQAELVNRYQAISKVPLLVAVDGEWGLGMRFVDSVISFPRNLMLGAVQDTNLIYAVGKAIGEQCKRMGIQYNFAPVLDVNNNPNNPVINDRSFGEDKYRVAAHGVAMIRGMQGAGIMACAKHFPGHGDTDVDSHYDLPSINKTIAQLDSLELYPFRRAIEAGVGSIMIAHLYIPAIDNKANTPTSISYKTVTNLLQKDLGFDGLIVTDALEMKGISKYYTNGQESLQSLLAGNDLMELPSTSKGSITAIAQSIKKGKVSREEVYRRVKKVLRAKYDLGLAQLQTIDANNITNDLNAAVLPLKKKISEEAITLLRNDNHLLPLSDTAISQKLAVVAVGVDGGNNTFVEAVKQYRPDADAYVFSSRQSEEQISSMIKRLKADYQSVIIAVQNYSRRPANDFGISRAEKAFINQLSEEMPAVTIAFGNPYAIRFFCDAPTVIAAYEDDSLTHKATAQVLFGKMEPKGKLPVTVCNNFHYGTGITSIIPPPPPPPLLETAAPETVGMNGQILERIDSLARDMIMKGAAPGCQVLALKDGKMVYNKNFGYYDYSQKEAVTSKSVYDLASVTKICATTLSVMRLYDEGKLNLDSTLGTYLTWVRGSNKEHLRLRDVLLHQAGLVSYIPFYKETIYENGWPDTMIYKAYQDSLHTLRVAEGLYMTPQYTDTIYRRILDSKLIPAGRQYIYSDNDFIFLGKIVEAITGKRLDNYVRETFYEPLGLMTTGFEPRSRLPISQLVPTEFENFFRVQWIRGDVHDPGAAMFGGVAGHAGLFSNATDLAVLLQMLLNGGSFNGKAYIKPETIQYFSAYHSEISRRGLGFDKPEKDNATRHEAYPCKSASAATFGHTGFTGTCVWIDPQSKLVFVFLSNRVCPNGGSNNKISSLSVRANIMETLYQAML, encoded by the coding sequence ATGAAGCATTTTTTGGTATTGGGGCTCACCGGGTTATTGTTAACCGCTAACGGGCAACCGGGAACAGGTTCTCAGGAAAAGCAACAACACAAAGCAAAGAAAACGGAAAAGGTTAAACAGGGACCAACGCCCGCAGACCGATGGGTGGATAGTGTATTCAATTCTCTTTCTCATGAAGAGCGTATTGCCCAACTCATCATGATACGGATGCATTCCAACCTGGGTGCGGACCATATTGCAGCAGTAACAGCTGATATCAGGAATAATAAGATAGGCGGGCTCGTTACTTTCCAGGGAGGTCCGGTCCGCCAGGCAGAACTGGTGAACAGGTACCAGGCCATCAGTAAAGTTCCTTTGCTGGTTGCAGTGGATGGTGAATGGGGACTGGGTATGCGGTTTGTGGACAGTGTGATCTCTTTCCCCCGAAACCTGATGTTAGGCGCTGTGCAGGATACCAACCTCATCTATGCTGTTGGAAAAGCGATCGGTGAACAATGTAAACGTATGGGCATCCAATACAACTTTGCTCCTGTACTGGATGTAAATAATAATCCCAACAACCCGGTGATCAATGACCGGTCTTTCGGAGAAGATAAATACCGCGTTGCAGCACATGGTGTTGCTATGATCAGGGGTATGCAGGGTGCGGGTATCATGGCCTGTGCCAAACACTTTCCCGGACATGGTGATACGGATGTGGATTCTCACTACGACCTTCCTTCTATTAATAAAACCATCGCACAACTGGATTCGCTGGAATTATATCCTTTCCGCAGAGCCATAGAAGCGGGTGTGGGTTCTATCATGATCGCACACCTGTATATTCCGGCGATTGATAACAAAGCCAACACGCCTACTTCCATTTCCTATAAAACAGTGACCAACCTGTTGCAGAAAGACCTGGGCTTTGATGGTCTGATTGTTACGGACGCACTGGAAATGAAAGGCATCTCCAAGTATTACACCAACGGGCAGGAGTCTTTACAGTCCTTACTGGCGGGCAACGACCTGATGGAATTGCCTTCTACTTCAAAAGGCAGTATTACGGCGATTGCACAATCCATCAAAAAAGGAAAAGTATCCAGAGAAGAAGTATACCGCCGCGTGAAAAAAGTTTTGCGTGCGAAATATGATCTGGGCCTTGCACAACTGCAAACCATCGATGCCAATAATATCACCAATGATCTCAATGCTGCAGTGTTACCTTTAAAGAAAAAGATTTCCGAAGAGGCCATCACTTTATTGCGTAACGATAATCACCTGTTGCCACTTTCAGATACGGCCATTTCTCAAAAGCTGGCCGTAGTGGCTGTTGGCGTGGATGGCGGTAACAATACTTTTGTGGAGGCGGTAAAACAATACCGGCCGGATGCAGATGCCTATGTGTTTTCTTCCCGCCAGTCTGAAGAGCAGATCTCTTCTATGATAAAACGTCTGAAAGCAGATTACCAGTCAGTGATCATTGCGGTACAGAATTACAGCCGCCGCCCTGCCAATGATTTTGGGATCAGCCGTGCGGAAAAAGCTTTCATCAACCAACTGTCTGAAGAAATGCCTGCGGTGACCATTGCATTTGGTAATCCTTATGCGATCCGCTTTTTCTGTGATGCACCTACTGTGATTGCTGCGTATGAAGATGACAGTCTTACACATAAAGCTACCGCCCAGGTGCTCTTTGGCAAAATGGAACCGAAAGGAAAACTGCCGGTAACGGTTTGTAATAATTTCCATTATGGCACGGGCATCACTTCCATTATACCTCCTCCTCCGCCGCCACCATTGCTGGAAACAGCAGCACCTGAAACGGTTGGTATGAATGGTCAGATACTGGAAAGGATCGATTCACTGGCCAGGGATATGATCATGAAAGGCGCTGCGCCCGGCTGCCAGGTGTTGGCATTGAAGGATGGGAAAATGGTGTACAACAAGAACTTCGGTTATTATGACTATAGTCAGAAGGAAGCGGTTACCTCCAAATCAGTATACGACCTTGCTTCCGTTACAAAAATATGTGCCACCACTTTATCTGTGATGCGCCTGTATGATGAAGGGAAATTAAACCTGGACAGTACACTGGGAACTTACCTTACCTGGGTAAGAGGCAGTAATAAAGAACACCTGCGCCTGCGGGATGTTTTGCTGCACCAGGCAGGACTTGTATCTTATATCCCCTTTTATAAGGAAACGATCTATGAGAACGGATGGCCTGATACCATGATCTACAAAGCTTACCAGGATTCGCTGCATACTTTGCGGGTAGCGGAAGGGTTGTATATGACACCGCAGTATACAGATACCATCTACCGCAGGATCCTGGACAGCAAACTGATCCCTGCAGGAAGACAATACATCTACAGCGATAATGATTTTATTTTCCTGGGTAAGATCGTGGAAGCGATCACGGGGAAAAGGTTAGATAATTATGTACGGGAAACATTCTATGAGCCTCTGGGACTGATGACCACAGGTTTTGAGCCACGTAGCCGTTTGCCCATATCACAACTGGTGCCTACAGAATTTGAGAATTTTTTTCGGGTACAGTGGATAAGGGGAGATGTACATGATCCGGGTGCAGCCATGTTTGGTGGTGTGGCCGGGCATGCAGGGCTTTTTTCCAATGCTACAGACCTGGCTGTATTGCTGCAGATGTTATTAAATGGCGGCAGCTTTAACGGCAAAGCCTATATTAAACCGGAAACCATACAGTATTTTTCTGCTTATCATTCTGAGATCAGCCGCCGCGGGCTGGGCTTTGATAAACCGGAAAAGGATAACGCCACCAGGCATGAGGCTTATCCCTGCAAAAGTGCGTCTGCTGCAACATTCGGCCATACGGGATTTACCGGTACCTGTGTATGGATAGATCCGCAATCTAAACTGGTGTTTGTTTTTCTGAGCAACAGGGTTTGCCCGAATGGAGGGTCCAACAACAAGATATCTTCGCTAAGCGTACGGGCTAATATCATGGAAACGCTCTACCAGGCAATGTTATAA